The Nicotiana tomentosiformis chromosome 2, ASM39032v3, whole genome shotgun sequence genome includes the window TGTTTGCTGAACTAAGATGCTCGTGTTAAGAATAAAAGAGAGACACCACGGTAGCTGCCTGGGACATTAGAGGTTAACCGATGTATTTGTAAAGGATGTTATGAGCAATTGATCTTCCTCCTTTGGCAGTTGCTTATATCTGCTGTCAAGGGGATCAATGTAATGTAACTTTGCTCTGAAAACTGCAGGTAACTAAGCATTTCATCACCTAATGTTTTGGCAATCCAAGTTAAAAGGCACCAAGGGAAATACTTAACCACCTTTGGTTTTCCATTAAGCAGATAAAAGTTTCATGCGAAGACAGGAAGGAAAATTGGCATACATGTGCCATTTGTCCATTAAATAAGCTGATCATTCTGAAGAAGCCTTATAGAAACCTCAGCACAAGTCTTTTACAACCTAAAATGCATGCAGTCTTTTCTTTTGTTCcctttttcgggtttttttggggggagggggggggggggggttgttgcAAGATGTTAGGTAACACAAGTCCACAACTCAAGGGAGATGAATCAAAATTCCAGTGCAATATGCCTAGATTAAAAATAGTTGTTCAAGAAAGTAGTAACTCAAGACAGCTAAAAGTACATGGCAACAGTGTTTTGGCAAAACTGAAAAATTAAGATCTTGGTTTCTCCTTCTTCTCCTTGAAGAGAGCCAAGAGAGATACACCAGATACCTTCACCACCTTGAACCTGACACCAGGAATATCTCCCACGGCATGACCCTTTCGACCAAATCCAGCAATCAATACCTCATCCTGCAACTCCAAAAATAAACGGTCAGGAACTAAGAAAACTGACAATAACAATATTTCGTGTGGGAAGATATGTGGAAGTAAAGGACTCACATTTTCTTCAATGTAGTTCAAACAACCATCATTAGGAACAAATGCAGCAATCTTCTTTCCATTTTTGATCAATTGAACCCTAGCACATTTACGAATAGCAGAGTTGGGCTGCTTAGCCTCAATACCTCTACAATTTCAAAATTAACTGGTTAGATACAAGGGCTTTTGAAACAGAATGGATAATGGATAAGTTATCAAACTCGAGTAAAAGAGAACTACTTACATCTTCTCAAGCACAATGCCTTTCGCATGGGATGAGCCAGCAAATGGCTTCTTCCATTCATTTCCAAGATGGGACTTCTTATAGGACTTGTCAGCCCACCTTTGTCTTCTACGGTGGGACTTCAGCTTGCGTCCAGCTCCCATACCACGTGTCTTCCTGAAAATTTTACCCTATTAGGAGACAACTCGCGTAATGAACAGAAGCATATGCTTTCTCACTTTCACTAGTATATTCTTAAGTACATCAGAGCACCTCAACTATTACTCATTGTTGGGGGAATGACATCGTAATAGAGAATAGACATTTCAATGCAAAACCAACATATCAATCTACAAGAAACAATGATCTTCCAATTGCTAATTGCCTTGGTATCATAGAATTTGTCTCTAAAATCCAGGAAGAAGCACATCACATTACTTATTCCTAATTTTGCAGAACTCCTGAACACATCAAGCAATCTCATTACAAAGCGCTTTAAGCAACAAAGAAAATAAGATTCCTTCatcaaaaaaacaaagaaaataagaTTCTTTTTTGATAATTGTAGTGTCCAAGCCAGCTTATGCGGatctcgactaattccacgagaAACCTACTGTCTCACACCAGCAACAGGCGGTAACTCCATAAAAAAAAAATCTGTTAACTTCAAAAGGCACCATCAACTCGTGCAACAAATCAACTGTTCCTATAACCTCCATGTCCAGCGTTTCAAATTACAACATTCTAACAATCAGGCACTTCAAATTTCTCATATGTTCAGCAACTCGATCAACAATTGTTACATATTGGGCATGGAAAAGCTATAAAATCTGCATTACATAGTTTattcatataatatatatatccgGTATATTAGAAATATTCATTTTTAAGCAGACAATAATAGAACCCAGATTCCAGGATAGGCAAAAGGGGAGAGAACTATTAGGAATCGATTAAAAGAGGACCAAAACACTAGACTTGAAATACAGATATAAAGTTTTCACATGGAAATAGTGCAATTTAAAGATGACTGTAACATATAGAAAATGATTAAAGGAgaaaaacaacaaatcatacccCATGTTTGCTGACTGAAAAGAAGCTCAAACTTCAGACTAGGGCTTGAGTGGTTGCAGATGAGAAGAGAAGAGGCAGCCGCTCGTAAAACCCTAACCTTTATTGAAGTTGTGTTTTTGAATTATTGAATGAATTGGAGCTCTTGGATTGGGCTTCTGGATATTGGGCTGAAGAGCTTTGGGCTTATATAATGGATTTTTACGCATGTGTACTACATTAGAAACtataatagcatgtttggccaagatAGAGAAATCAATATATTTTAagaagtgcttttgaaaaaaatatttttggacagAAACAGTCTGTGcttggctaatcactctgaaaactacttttgaacaataatttgtgtttggccaagcttttcagaaagtgcttttaagtatcaaattacgaataaggacatgaatatatttacttaatagttaatattataagtaaataaataaattttttcattttatttaagtaaaatatgaaaataaaatttaaaagtacttaatttttttaatataagttaaatatattaaaaatcattcaacaaatataaaaatattcacCCCTAAaatcactatatattagaaagttatcctaaaGATAATAAGAAATATGTATACATTAATATCTTAAGTATTaagtttaacggttattttggtatatactatattttgttaagggtattctcggtaagaagaaaagtcgaaactgcttctgcttctgcttttgggaagaagctacttttttttGCTTCTAaaaaactgtttctgcttcttcccaaaagcactttttttccaaAAAcgtttggccaaacacctcaagttaggaaAAAAATGTGCTTTTGGGAAGGGGAAAAAAACACTTCTGGCCTCTTGAGAaacttggccaaataggctattatTTACTCTCACTATTtaggttttaacttaattataagttgatatacaatttatcaattatatacaaattagtattaATGCGTATCCATCTcattatattaggaattgaatagggaattctctattctctctctctctctctctctctctctctctctctctctctctcttcgatcTCTCTCTCTCGCTCTCATTCTTTATCAGTATTCTTATATTAATATCTTCATGTGGATAAACGAAAAAAATGATATTAATGTTAAGTGAAAAACGAGAGAAGATTAGTACCTAGCAAAGTTCTTGCTTCAGATCCTATGAAAACGAGGAagtaaataagaaagaaattagCTCTGATGAAGAGAATCATCATCTGAGCTAATCTTTTAGCTCTGATGAAGAGAATCATCATCTGAGCTAATTTTAgcttgaattggaaactatgttaaTCAATAAATAACATAATATTAATTAGAAGCGAGTAGATTGAATCGAAAACTATGTTAATCCATTAAAAACTCCATTGACagtcattaaaaagctttgaagatttgacaaaaaataatttcataaaattcgattttcgaattcaaagctttgaattcgaaaatagaattttacgaaattattttttgtttggattgggtgttgttgcaaatgattGAATATATCCGTTggaatttatatctcaattttgagataATTTGGTGAAGATTCAAGGTGGTTTTGGTTGAAATTTCAGATTGCAATTCGAAAAAGAAGACATaaataaattgtatatattttctATGTCGAGCGTAGAAATGGTATACAAAATATCTATAACTTACATAATTGTATAtaagttgtatataaattatatgtaaattatAGTTTTTGACCGGATTATGTACCCAAAAAAATGTGTAtttaagttgtagataaattgtagattttgaccgaatttatttatattttgtaaaaacttttgTTACTTCCAGTAAATATGAAAACTTAAATAAAATCTTGTACATATACGGAAAAGTCCCTTATTGTTTTATGTTTGCATTTTCCTTTTTATAAGATTTTATATGTTTTTGGTTTGTTAGGCATACTGCTTGTAGTCTTTAGGCAAGCCGATCAGCAAAAACATCAATGATTTCAAGGATCAGCAATGTTCTTAAATAATCTGTCTTACTCATTGGAAAAGCTTTAGATTAGTATTAACAACATTCTTGTTTAGTCCCGAAGGGACGGCCCAGTTGAGTTTGGCGGGACGTCCATACGGGCGACGCGGGATCAATCCACCGCAATGTCCCTCTAAGTCTGAGCCTGTCGTACGGGGCTTGCCTAGTGCGGTTTACATTTCCTGTgtggtttgcaggctattacacagTGAGGAGTTTACCCAGTGCGCATAGAGTACTCACCCGAATGACAAGGACTGTGGCAGAGGCTGTACCGGCTGCGAGTTTTCCTGAagttccaaaaaaaaaaacattcttGTTTAGGTATAACAGTGATTGCTAACAACACTAACTGTAGTAATAATAGTTTTTACACCTGCTAACTGTTACAACAAAATACTTTTAGGGCACCAAAGCACGCCCGATGATTTGGTTAGTTTTATGCTGGCTCCCAGGTTATCGCAACTATTTTGTTTTATCGCGGTATAGGACCGGCAATGTGTGCAAGCTCATACGGATAAAATTTTCACCCATATAACAAAAAAATAGCATCATGCGCCACTCAGCCAAGTCTGACGACCACTCAAGGGTTACAATTAGTCAGCATTTTAATTGAACGTAACACTAGAAAAAGGACCAGAATTCATTCTGCCAACAATAATTTACACTCTTTGCTCTTCGTCCTACTAAAAAGAATAACTTGTGAAATGCTCAAGTAATTTTCCTAGATTGCTTTCAGAATAATATGAGTGAATAATCAGCTCATTTCTTGATAATGACATATGTGAGTACAGGCAAAATTAAACGAGTTGGAAAAAATAGAGAAGTAAAAATTTTATGTGCTTACAATAAAATTGCCACCTAAGATAGAAGGGATGGAATGAATAGTTTGGTatgcaaaaattagaaaaatatgaCCCTCCCAAAATGATTGGTTTACTGCAAAAACATTCCAATACGGAACATTTACCAATCAATTACAATATGGTAGggtcatttttttaaaaagtaagatGAGCCTATCCTCAGTGCTCTTTGAATGCTAAGTTTTATCGCCATATACAAAATGTATTTGTCTAAACATTAACaacccatagatatatacttTTCTATTGGAGTATTAGTGAAGAATCTTGAATGAATGTAGTTCCCTTTGAGGTTTTTCTCACTCTTATCATGTGTCTCACGTACGTTTGAAGGATAAAAGAGATGATGCGAATTAGTCGAGGCGTGCGCAAATTGAACTAGAcatcctaatatatatatatatttttttaaagagATGATGATTAATTTATGGAATCTTTTAACCAAGACTTCTGACGAAGAAGACAGAGGTTTGTCGTGGTGAATTGATTAATTGAAAGACTTTATTGGGATTTTGTGAGACTTTTAAGAGAAGAACACATGAGTTAGATTTTGTAATTGTTATGTGAGTGGAAAAAGATATTTTTAGAAACAATCTCAAAGCACTTCTTCTTTAAAGAAGCTTTTTGAATGGAAAAAAAAAACTTCAATAATGTCCATAGATTTTTTTGCAACTTGTCGAAGATTTTTCTAGTTGATGTTTGTTTAACGTCAAAATCGTAGATCTCAAATAAAAATACACAGTTTATCCATCTACCTTGCATCGAAATCTCTTGTACATACCTCTCGTTCATGGAAAATTTTTTACACACTAAACCTTTCAGAAGTGTGTCTAAGACATACTACTTTTATGTTTGACCAATTTTTCAAATAACATGAAAGTCACGCCCTAATATGGTCGTGACACATGTCATTGAccttaaaaaggaaaaaatatatattagaaATTACAATTAAAACCCATCTTCCCATTTTCTATCTTAAGCACCATTGTTGCTGCCACCATAGTTGTTTGTGAGAAAGTttccaacaacactaaaattcAACCACACCATCTAAACAACTAGCTGAAAATAATCGAGCAATAAATTGAGTTCAACAACTCAATAATCAACAAAACCCAATTGAATTTACAAGTTTTTTTTCGATACCCCAACAATGGTGGATTCTAAACTTTTCTACCAAACCTTTAATACTACTGTTAAAGCTTTTAAATCTATTACAAATAAATAGTTTTCACAATATTTAGATAATAAACCAACAAAAATTGCTCAATTTTAGATCTAAAATTTTATGTTCTTTCAAAAATTCTATTTGGGGAAGAAGATGGGGGGAGGGTGGTATGAGGAAGAAGACCAGAGGGAGGGGGAGGGGTTCCTGTGGGGAAAGGAGACAAAAAATGGGATTTTTACGGGCTTCACGCATTTTTTGTGTGTGTAAACACACAAGTGTTATCGGGACAAAAGTAGTGTCTTAGATACACTTTTGAAATGTTGAATGTGTAAAAGGTTTTCCGTGAAGGAGAGGTGTGTAACAGGCATTTTGCTACAAGGTTGATGGGTAAACTATGTACTCAGccttatttatatatgtataaatatacacacatacatacatacttCAACTATCACTTGAAATGTAATTTGGTGCATGTGCGAGAATTCGGTTTGTGTAGTGGGTAAACATGAAGCACGCAACTTTAATTTTCACTAACAAAAGTGTTCAGGTCCACCGGCTGaaacttcttgttttctttcaAAGAAAACAGTCCTACAAAATGACAACTTACCAAGTTCTCCAATTGCATTATTAACTCGACAAAGTCATAGTTAATGGATGACCGTTCAACTTTCACTTTATTGTTAATCAATTTTATGTAAGTGCTACAAAAAGTCACCAAACTACTTTTGTAATAAAAAAATCAATCAACTTTGTCTAAGTATCATACAAGGAAACAAACATAACATGGTAACAGTTGAGTGATTTATGCAATATTGAGTATGTGATACTTAATTATGCAAAGTATAGTAACTTTTTCGTTACAAAATTTTAGTGACATTGGATCATTAAAGTGACAGTTGAGTAAGCAACCATTGTAATTAACCTACCATGGCTGTTTCTGAGATTGTGTATTAAAGGAGGCTCAATCATAGTAGGAAAAAAAAACAAGTAGAGAGTTAAAAACTATGGAGACAAGACTAGCTCCTCTCACGTTTTCTTGGTTTCTTTTGTGTCTTTCTTTGTTTTTAGGAATCTCAGCACAGAGGTCTACTTACATTGTCCATTTGGACAAATCTTTTATGCCTAAAATCTTTGCTAGTCACCAAAACTGGCATTCCTCCATTATTGATACCATCAAAATTGATGTTCCCACTACTCCAAATAATCATCATCTAACTCCAAAGCTTCTTTATTCTTATGATAATGTCATTCATGGATTCAGTGCTGTTTTGTCTAAAGATGAACTTGAAGCTCTCAAGAAATCACCAGGTTTTCTTTCAGCTTATAAAGACAGGACTGTTGAAGCTCACACTACATATACCTCTGAGTTTCTTAAGCTCAATCCTGCTTCTGGTCTATGGCCAGCTTCTGGTTTTGGTCAAGATATTATCATTGGTGTACTTGACTCTGGTATCTGGCCAGAATCTGCCAGTTTCAGGGATGATGGATTGTCTGAAATTCCCAAAAAGTGGAAGGGAATATGCAAGCCAGGGAAAGAGTTCAATTCCTCATTGTGCAACAGGAAACTCATTGGAGCTAATTATTTCAATAAGGGGCTTTTGGCTAATAATCCTAGTGTGAATATTTCAATGAATTCTGCCAGAGACACTGATGGTCATGGCACTCATGTTGCTTCTATTGCTGCTGGTAGTTTTGCTAAAGGAGTTTCATATTTTGGATATGCTCCTGGAACAGCAAGAGGTATCGCGCCACGAG containing:
- the LOC104102312 gene encoding small ribosomal subunit protein uS12, whose product is MGKTRGMGAGRKLKSHRRRQRWADKSYKKSHLGNEWKKPFAGSSHAKGIVLEKIGIEAKQPNSAIRKCARVQLIKNGKKIAAFVPNDGCLNYIEENDEVLIAGFGRKGHAVGDIPGVRFKVVKVSGVSLLALFKEKKEKPRS